The following coding sequences lie in one Cucurbita pepo subsp. pepo cultivar mu-cu-16 chromosome LG13, ASM280686v2, whole genome shotgun sequence genomic window:
- the LOC111809209 gene encoding reticulon-like protein B2 codes for MAEHHDHDEPKGESLIDKISGKIHAHDSSSSDSDNEKVDTSGSIKSKIYRLFGRERPVHRVFGGGKPADIFLWRNKKVSGGVLGGATVAWILFELLEYHFLTLICHICMAALAVVFLWSNASFFINKSLPHIPQVHIPEEPVKEIATALRVEINRAIAVLREIASGRDLKIFLSAIAGLWVLSIVGTWFNFLTLLYIGVILLFTVPVFYEKYDDKVDALAEKAIAEIKKQYVVFDEKVLSKIPRGPLKDKKIA; via the exons ATGGCCGAGCATCACGACCACGATGAGCCCAAAGGTGAGTCGTTGATTGATAAGATTTCCGGGAAGATTCACGCTCATGATTCCTCTTCTTCCGATTCCGACAATGAAAAGGTTGACACTTCTGGTTCTATTAAATCCAAGATTTATCGTCTCTTCGGTAGGGAAAGGCCTGTCCACAGGGTTTTCGGTGGGGGAAAAC CGGCTGATATCTTCCTttggagaaacaaaaaggtaTCCGGTGGAGTTCTAGGAGGAGCAACAGTCGCATGGATTTTGTTTGAGTTGCTTGAATATCACTTTCTGACCTTGATTTGCCACATTTGTATGGCTGCTCTGGCAGTAGTGTTTTTGTGGTCCAATGCTTCTTTCTTCATTAACAA GTCTCTGCCACACATTCCTCAAGTTCACATTCCGGAGGAGCCAGTGAAAGAGATCGCCACTGCATTGAGAGTTGAGATCAATAGGGCCATTGCTGTCTTGAGAGAGATCGCATCAGGAAGGGATTTGAAGATCTTTCTTTCT GCAATTGCTGGTTTGTGGGTTCTGTCCATTGTGGGAACCTGGTTCAATTTCCTAACCTTGCTGTACATAG GAGTTATTTTGCTCTTCACTGTACCTGTGTTCTACGAGAAATACGACGATAAGGTGGACGCCTTGGCAGAGAAGGCAATTGCAGAGATCAAGAAGCAGTACGTAGTATTTGATGAGAAGGTACTTTCTAAAATCCCAAGAGGACCTCTGAAGGACAAAAAGATCGCTTGA
- the LOC111808641 gene encoding uncharacterized protein LOC111808641, whose translation MSVAFTAYSLPLSTSGRWIVDATTGQRVKLMCVNWPSHMEAMLVEGLQFKRLDDIAALIVKLRFNCVRLTYPIYMFTRYANLTVQQSFQKLDLKEAITGITQNNPSILNMTIVEAYVAVVDSLTAHGIMVVSDNHVSQPGWCCGNDDGNGFFGDRYFDPQEWLQGLRLAAETLKNKSHVVAMSLRNELRGGHQKEDVWYQYMSEGAKLIHQINPNVLVVVSGLSYDTDLGFLKNRPMGFNLDNKLVFEIHLYSFSHNGRGWMSKPLNTFCASSNQGFEDRAGFLVRGQNSTPLLVSEFGIDQTGADEGQNRFLNCFSTYLTENDFDWALWALQGSYYRRDGMINSQETYGVLDSNFTGAKKPNFLQKFELLQTKLQDPSSKQTTSFIMYYPLSGECVLTNEKNQLALGGCNHSYRWSHEKDGAPMRSVGSKLCLKAVGDGQPPILNEDCSSQQSAWKYATESKLQLASTNEQGQALCLQSDPTSGLIVTKNCMCLNDAECREDPQSQWFKLVPSNVIPS comes from the exons ATGTCGGTAGCTTTTACGGCCTACTCGTTGCCTCTTTCGACCAGCGGAAGATGGATCGTCGATGCTACAACAGGTCAACGTGTGAAGTTAATGTGTGTAAATTGGCCATCACACATGGAAGCCATGTTGGTGGAGGGCCTTCAATTCAAGCGGCTTGATGATATTGCTGCCTTGATAGTGAAGTTGCGGTTTAATTGCGTGCGTTTGACATACCCAATTTATATGTTCACACGCTACGCTAATTTGACTGTTCAACAATCTTTTCAAAAATTGGATTTGAAAGAGGCCATAACAGGCATAACTCAAAACAATCCTTCTATTTTGAACATGACAATCGTTGAAGCTTATGTTGCAGTAGTTGATTCACTTACTGCACATGGAATTATGGTCGTTTCGGATAATCATGTAAGTCAACCAGGATGGTGTTGTGGTAATGACGATGGCAATGGCTTCTTTGGAGATCGTTATTTCGATCCTCAAGAATGGCTACAAGGACTCCGTTTGGCCGCTGAAACCTTAAAGAACAAGTCTCac GTGGTAGCAATGAGCTTGAGAAACGAGCTGCGAGGAGGACACCAAAAAGAGGACGTGTGGTATCAATACATGAGTGAAGGAGCTAAGCTCATTCACCAAATTAACCCAAATGTTTTAGTTGTAGTTTCGGGACTAAGCTACGACACTGATCTCGGCTTCTTGAAAAACAGACCCATGGGGTTCAACTTAGACAACAAGCTTGTATTTGAGATTCACTTGTACTCTTTCTCACATAATGGTCGTGGTTGGATGTCGAAGCCATTAAACACATTCTGTGCTAGTAGCAATCAAGGATTTGAAGACCGAGCAGGGTTTCTTGTGAGAGGACAAAACTCAACGCCATTGTTGGTGAGTGAATTTGGGATCGACCAAACAGGCGCAGATGAGGGTCAAAATCGATTTTTGAACTGCTTTTCTACCTACCTTACcgaaaatgattttgattggGCCTTATGGGCTTTACAAGGTAGTTACTATCGTCGTGACGGTATGATAAATTCTCAGGAAACATACGGCGTCTTAGATTCCAATTTTACCGGTGCAAAAAAGCCCAATTTCCTTCAGAAGTTCGAGCTTTTACAAACTAAACTTCAAG ATCCAAGTTCAAAGCAGACAACATCGTTCATAATGTACTATCCTCTTAGTGGTGAATGTGTActaacaaatgaaaaaaatcaattagcACTTGGTGGATGTAACCATTCTTATCGTTGGAGCCATGAAAAAGATGGTGCACCAATGAGGTCGGTAGGATCTAAATTGTGTTTAAAAGCGGTAGGAGATGGGCAACCTCCAATTCTCAATGAAGACTGCTCGAGCCAACAAAGTGCTTGGAAATATGCTACAGAGTCGAAGCTTCAACTAGCCTCCACTAACGAACAAGGACAAGCTTTGTGCTTGCAAAGTGATCCTACTTCAGGTCTAATCGTGACTAAGAACTGCATGTGTTTGAATGATGCCGAGTGTCGTGAAGATCCACAAAGTCAATGGTTCAAGCTTGTCCCGTCCAATGTAATTCCCAGTTAA